In Ancalomicrobiaceae bacterium S20, the following proteins share a genomic window:
- a CDS encoding thiamine pyrophosphate-dependent dehydrogenase E1 component subunit alpha: MPDAAVATSATGLANLPKAFQVYGPEALKTALKKMHLIRRFEEGAEEQYMRGLIHGTMHLSIGQEASAVGICMPLGDADYITSTHRGHGHCIAKGADPKNMFAEFFGKETGYCRGRGGSMHIADVEKGNLGANGIVGGGLPIAVGAALAIKQQGRKDVAISFFGDGASNEGSFHESLNMAAIWKLPVVFVCENNKYGMSTSTERSMAVPNVADRAVAYNIPGVIVDGNRFSEVASAALDAIERARAGLGPTLIECKTYRTRGHSRSDRNRYRTKEEIEAWKAKDPIQQFEAELTEHGLITAEEIAAIRAAAEAEIAAAVEFAIASPAPNAADLVRDVYTV; encoded by the coding sequence ATGCCCGATGCCGCCGTCGCGACCAGCGCCACCGGTCTCGCCAACCTGCCCAAGGCCTTCCAGGTCTACGGGCCGGAAGCGCTGAAGACCGCGCTGAAGAAGATGCATCTGATCCGCCGCTTCGAAGAGGGCGCGGAAGAGCAGTACATGCGTGGCCTGATCCACGGCACCATGCATCTGTCGATCGGCCAGGAGGCGAGCGCGGTCGGCATCTGCATGCCGCTCGGTGACGCCGACTACATTACCTCGACGCATCGCGGCCACGGCCATTGCATCGCCAAGGGCGCCGATCCGAAGAACATGTTCGCCGAGTTCTTCGGCAAGGAAACCGGCTATTGCCGCGGCCGCGGCGGCTCGATGCACATCGCCGACGTCGAGAAGGGCAACCTCGGCGCCAACGGCATCGTCGGCGGCGGCCTGCCGATCGCGGTCGGCGCGGCGCTCGCCATCAAGCAGCAGGGCCGCAAGGACGTCGCGATCTCGTTCTTCGGCGACGGCGCCTCCAACGAGGGCTCGTTCCACGAGTCGCTCAACATGGCGGCGATCTGGAAGCTGCCGGTCGTGTTCGTCTGCGAGAACAACAAGTACGGCATGTCGACCTCGACCGAGCGGTCGATGGCGGTGCCGAACGTCGCCGACCGCGCGGTCGCCTACAATATTCCGGGCGTGATCGTCGACGGCAACCGCTTCTCGGAGGTCGCCTCCGCCGCGCTCGACGCGATCGAGCGCGCCCGCGCCGGCCTCGGTCCGACGCTGATCGAGTGCAAGACCTACCGCACCCGCGGCCACTCGCGCTCGGACCGCAACCGCTACCGCACCAAGGAGGAGATCGAGGCCTGGAAGGCCAAGGATCCGATCCAGCAGTTCGAGGCCGAACTGACCGAGCACGGGCTGATCACCGCCGAGGAGATCGCCGCGATCCGCGCCGCCGCCGAGGCCGAGATCGCCGCTGCGGTCGAATTCGCGATCGCCTCGCCCGCCCCGAACGCCGCGGACCTCGTCCGCGATGTCTACACCGTCTGA
- a CDS encoding alpha-ketoacid dehydrogenase subunit beta has translation MDAMIRELSFAEALREAMGHALETDPRVFLMGEDIGVYGGAFQVTGDLVHRFGEARVIDAPIAELGQAGVAVGAALAGQRPVLEFQFSDFAALAMEQIANQAAKIRFMYGGKCSVPVVMRMPCGSGTGAAAQHSQSMEAWFAHVPGLKVVEPSTPADAKGLFLAALDDPDPVMFFEHKLLYKTKGHVPTEAYRIPLGKAEIKRKGSQLTIVASAIMVLKALEAAEELAKDGYDVEVVDLRTLRPLDTETIIASVKKTSRLMCVYEGAKTLGIGAEIAAMIAESEAFDYLDAPIRRLGGAECPLPYNPDLERAAVPQVPDIVAAARDMLSKRV, from the coding sequence ATGGATGCGATGATCCGCGAACTGAGCTTCGCCGAAGCCCTGCGCGAGGCCATGGGCCACGCGCTCGAGACCGACCCGCGCGTGTTCCTCATGGGTGAGGACATCGGCGTCTACGGCGGCGCCTTCCAGGTGACGGGCGACCTCGTCCATCGCTTCGGCGAGGCGCGCGTCATCGATGCGCCGATCGCCGAACTGGGTCAGGCCGGCGTCGCCGTCGGCGCCGCGCTCGCCGGCCAGCGGCCGGTGCTCGAGTTCCAGTTCTCCGACTTCGCGGCGCTCGCGATGGAGCAGATCGCCAACCAGGCGGCCAAGATCCGCTTCATGTACGGCGGCAAGTGCTCCGTGCCGGTCGTGATGCGCATGCCCTGTGGCTCCGGTACGGGCGCGGCCGCGCAGCACAGCCAGAGCATGGAAGCGTGGTTCGCCCATGTGCCCGGCCTCAAGGTGGTCGAGCCGTCGACCCCGGCCGATGCGAAGGGCCTGTTCCTCGCCGCGCTCGACGATCCGGACCCGGTCATGTTCTTCGAGCACAAGCTGCTCTACAAGACCAAGGGCCACGTGCCGACCGAAGCCTACCGGATTCCGCTCGGCAAGGCCGAGATCAAGCGGAAAGGTAGCCAGCTCACCATCGTCGCCTCGGCGATCATGGTGCTGAAGGCACTCGAGGCGGCCGAAGAGCTCGCCAAGGACGGCTACGACGTCGAGGTGGTCGACCTGCGCACGCTGCGCCCGCTGGACACCGAGACCATCATCGCCTCGGTCAAGAAGACCTCGCGGCTCATGTGCGTCTACGAGGGCGCCAAGACGCTCGGCATCGGCGCGGAGATCGCCGCGATGATCGCCGAGAGCGAGGCGTTCGACTATCTCGATGCGCCGATCCGGCGGCTCGGCGGTGCGGAATGCCCGCTGCCGTACAACCCGGATCTGGAGCGCGCCGCGGTGCCGCAGGTCCCCGACATCGTCGCCGCCGCGCGCGACATGCTCTCGAAGCGGGTGTGA
- a CDS encoding acetoin dehydrogenase dihydrolipoyllysine-residue acetyltransferase subunit: protein MPVEVILPRVDMDMATGKIARWYAEAGQQVAQGEPLFEIETDKAAMEIEAPASGILRDIKAEPGIDVAVGSTVAFIYAADEAWSPAAAPAPAAAAVAAPVLETTATTATKTEAPIPAAPVDIAGKIRATPLARKLASGAGLDLSAIAGTGPRGRIVSDDVRAAASALPKVGAASAPAPVPASAPAAPAVIAAPPVAPRPAAQHGLSVHRREGTGTPVVFLHGFGSESGSWAGLFAAVEPGRPILAFDLPSHGRSPVEDVPSIAALAERIADALRAEGVDEAHVVAHSLGGATALALADLAPALVRSLVLIAPAGLGADIDGAFLDGFSRATSKETVEPWLGRLVADRKHLSPGFVAVTAKGRADAERRDAQARIARTVFPAGTQTTDLRGVFERIAVPVRVVWGVADAIIPWKHALGLPGRVGLHLIPGAGHLPQLEARDTVAAIVTETIRSTGA, encoded by the coding sequence ATGCCGGTCGAAGTGATCCTCCCCCGCGTCGACATGGACATGGCCACCGGCAAGATCGCCCGGTGGTACGCCGAGGCCGGCCAGCAGGTCGCCCAGGGCGAACCGCTGTTCGAGATCGAGACCGACAAGGCCGCCATGGAGATCGAGGCCCCCGCCTCGGGCATCCTGCGCGACATCAAGGCCGAGCCCGGCATCGACGTCGCCGTCGGCTCGACCGTCGCCTTCATCTATGCGGCCGACGAGGCGTGGTCGCCGGCTGCGGCGCCCGCCCCTGCGGCGGCAGCCGTCGCGGCGCCGGTCCTGGAGACCACCGCTACCACGGCGACCAAGACCGAGGCGCCGATCCCAGCGGCTCCGGTCGATATCGCCGGCAAGATCCGCGCGACGCCGCTCGCCCGCAAGCTGGCGTCCGGCGCCGGGCTCGACCTCTCGGCCATCGCCGGCACCGGTCCGCGCGGCCGGATCGTCAGCGACGACGTCCGCGCGGCCGCCTCCGCCCTTCCGAAGGTCGGGGCAGCTTCGGCCCCCGCTCCGGTGCCGGCATCAGCCCCGGCCGCACCGGCGGTGATCGCCGCACCCCCGGTCGCTCCGCGCCCGGCCGCACAGCACGGCCTCTCCGTGCATCGCCGCGAAGGCACCGGCACGCCGGTCGTGTTCCTCCACGGCTTCGGTTCGGAGAGCGGCTCGTGGGCCGGGCTCTTCGCCGCGGTCGAGCCGGGCCGGCCGATCCTCGCCTTCGACCTGCCGAGCCACGGCCGCTCGCCGGTCGAGGATGTGCCCTCGATCGCCGCACTCGCCGAACGGATCGCCGATGCGCTGCGGGCCGAAGGTGTCGACGAGGCCCATGTCGTCGCCCATTCGCTCGGCGGCGCGACCGCGCTCGCCCTCGCCGATCTCGCCCCCGCGCTCGTCCGTTCGCTGGTGCTGATCGCACCGGCCGGGCTCGGCGCCGACATCGACGGCGCCTTCCTCGACGGGTTCTCGCGGGCGACCTCGAAGGAGACCGTCGAGCCGTGGCTCGGCCGTCTGGTGGCCGATCGCAAGCACCTGTCGCCGGGCTTCGTCGCCGTCACGGCCAAGGGCCGGGCCGACGCCGAGCGCCGGGACGCGCAGGCGCGGATCGCTCGGACCGTGTTTCCGGCCGGCACGCAGACGACCGATCTGCGCGGCGTCTTCGAACGCATCGCCGTGCCGGTCCGGGTCGTCTGGGGCGTCGCCGATGCGATCATCCCCTGGAAGCACGCGCTCGGCCTGCCGGGTCGGGTCGGCCTGCACCTCATCCCTGGTGCCGGCCACCTGCCGCAGCTCGAGGCGCGCGACACGGTCGCGGCGATCGTCACCGAGACCATCCGCAGTACCGGCGCCTGA
- a CDS encoding efflux transporter outer membrane subunit: MIGPVASSRNRRRQPRRLAAIMVSAGLLSACSDAPLPDLAPDVPKAYQWRGAGGTLPTKPDWWDSYRSSELSRLVRAADAQNLDIKAAVERIYEAEAQARIAGASLLPTLDFSGDASRARSNGIERGSFQTALSASYTLDFWGRNRATTLAAVESARASRFDAETVRLSTLTSVASAYFQLLAAQDRRAIAERNVAAATRVLTVIRQRLDAGTATALDVAQQESVLATQRATVPPLDQTIEQTRASLAVLIGRAPERSLIRGGSMAAVRLPSIEPGLPAELLVRRPDVASAEAQFAAAHQDVLAARAAFFPTLTLTAQGGYASTALTTLIRPDSAFYSLAAGLTQPVFEGGRLTGQKDYSEARERELVQTYRKTVLTALSDVEKALVAIRQLARQERLQRESLDAAQRAFQIAEQRLNEGTVDLVTVINTQQTLFNAQDTVTQVRLQRLQATIALYQALGGGWVRDPKVSAAADPLGVAR; the protein is encoded by the coding sequence ATGATCGGTCCCGTCGCGTCGAGCCGAAACCGCCGCCGTCAGCCGCGGCGCCTCGCGGCGATCATGGTCTCGGCCGGGCTCCTGTCGGCCTGCAGCGACGCGCCGCTGCCCGATCTCGCGCCCGATGTTCCGAAGGCCTATCAGTGGCGCGGTGCGGGCGGCACGCTGCCGACCAAGCCCGACTGGTGGGACAGCTATCGCTCGAGCGAGCTGTCGCGGCTCGTCCGTGCGGCCGATGCGCAGAACCTCGACATCAAGGCCGCGGTCGAGCGGATCTACGAGGCCGAGGCGCAGGCGCGGATCGCCGGCGCCTCGCTGCTGCCGACGCTCGACTTCTCCGGCGACGCCTCGCGCGCCCGCTCGAACGGCATCGAGCGCGGCAGCTTCCAGACCGCGCTGTCGGCGAGCTACACGCTGGACTTCTGGGGCCGTAACCGCGCGACCACGCTCGCCGCGGTCGAGAGCGCCCGGGCGAGCCGGTTCGACGCCGAGACCGTGCGGCTGTCGACGCTGACCTCCGTCGCCAGCGCCTATTTCCAGCTGCTCGCCGCGCAGGACCGCCGCGCGATCGCCGAGCGCAACGTCGCCGCAGCCACGCGCGTGCTCACCGTGATCCGCCAGCGGCTCGACGCCGGCACCGCGACGGCACTCGACGTGGCGCAGCAGGAGAGCGTGCTCGCGACCCAGCGTGCGACCGTGCCGCCGCTCGACCAGACCATCGAACAGACCCGCGCCTCGCTCGCCGTGCTGATCGGCCGGGCGCCGGAGCGCAGCCTGATCCGCGGCGGCTCGATGGCGGCGGTGCGCCTGCCCTCGATCGAACCCGGCCTGCCGGCGGAACTGCTGGTGCGCCGGCCTGACGTCGCCTCGGCCGAAGCACAGTTCGCCGCCGCGCACCAGGACGTGCTGGCGGCGCGCGCCGCCTTCTTCCCGACCCTGACGCTGACCGCCCAGGGTGGCTATGCATCGACGGCGCTGACGACACTGATCCGGCCGGACAGTGCGTTTTATTCGCTGGCGGCGGGTCTCACCCAGCCGGTCTTCGAGGGCGGCCGGCTGACCGGGCAGAAGGACTACTCGGAGGCGCGCGAGCGCGAGCTCGTGCAGACCTACCGCAAGACCGTGCTGACCGCGCTGTCCGATGTCGAAAAGGCGCTGGTGGCGATCCGGCAGCTGGCGCGACAGGAACGGCTGCAGCGGGAATCGCTCGATGCCGCCCAGCGCGCGTTCCAGATTGCCGAACAGCGCCTCAACGAGGGCACCGTCGATCTGGTCACCGTCATCAACACCCAGCAGACCCTGTTCAATGCTCAGGACACGGTGACGCAAGTGCGGCTTCAGCGCCTTCAGGCCACAATCGCACTTTATCAGGCCCTTGGCGGGGGCTGGGTGCGCGATCCGAAAGTGAGCGCGGCGGCCGATCCGCTCGGGGTCGCGCGATAA
- a CDS encoding efflux RND transporter periplasmic adaptor subunit, which translates to MKRVILLAVLALAVMVTGDLLWQRYRTPTGTKPGELAGTSGTPEAGNGAQPAAGQQSGQQAGGAPSRRQGGQGGGAGGGGRRGGADPNVPVAVVAEPAKSQDVPVELDAIGTATPLAQVTVRSQVSGQLLDVLFKEGQDVKKGDLLARVDPVSYQAAYDQTVAKKAQDEALLENARRDLERYIRLAETNSIARQQADTQRSTVAQLEAQVRADQASIDSAKATLDNTRILAPIDGRTGVRLVDSGNLVSSSDTTGIVVIAQIRPISVVFNVPQQQLPRIIAGQAKAPLQVVAVEPETQARLDTGKLTVVDNQVDQTTGTVKLKAEFPNTDLRLWPGSFATVRLRVETLAGVTTLPAAAIQRGPKGPYVFLVEGDHVVQREVKLTRQDDRLAVIADGVKPGEPVVTVGFARLTDGAKVTVSGPEALASPDRQPTVDGGARRQGGGRRNQGQQGQGQQGQGQQGQAQQGAGAEHQPGGAAQGAAPEGQAAPGSGERAHRRAAGSGADAAKPADATAPATSDANAPRPTP; encoded by the coding sequence ATGAAGCGCGTCATCCTTCTCGCCGTTCTCGCCCTGGCCGTGATGGTGACGGGGGACCTCCTCTGGCAGCGCTATCGCACGCCGACCGGGACCAAGCCCGGCGAACTGGCGGGAACGTCCGGCACGCCCGAGGCCGGCAACGGCGCCCAGCCGGCGGCCGGACAGCAATCCGGGCAGCAGGCCGGCGGCGCGCCCTCGCGGCGGCAGGGCGGTCAAGGCGGAGGAGCGGGCGGCGGCGGACGGCGCGGCGGCGCGGACCCGAACGTGCCGGTCGCGGTCGTCGCCGAGCCGGCGAAGAGCCAGGACGTGCCGGTCGAACTCGACGCGATCGGCACCGCGACGCCGCTCGCGCAAGTGACCGTGCGCTCGCAGGTCAGCGGCCAGCTCCTCGACGTGCTGTTCAAGGAAGGCCAGGACGTCAAGAAGGGCGACCTGCTCGCCCGTGTCGACCCGGTCTCCTATCAGGCCGCCTACGACCAGACGGTGGCCAAGAAGGCGCAGGACGAGGCGCTGCTCGAGAACGCCCGCCGCGACCTCGAACGCTATATCCGCCTCGCCGAGACCAACTCGATCGCGCGCCAGCAGGCCGACACGCAACGCTCCACCGTCGCCCAGCTCGAGGCGCAGGTCCGCGCCGACCAGGCGTCGATCGACAGCGCCAAGGCGACGCTCGACAACACCCGAATCCTCGCGCCGATCGACGGCCGCACCGGCGTGCGGCTGGTCGATTCCGGCAATCTCGTCAGTTCCAGCGACACGACCGGGATCGTCGTGATCGCGCAGATCCGGCCGATCTCGGTCGTCTTCAACGTGCCGCAGCAGCAGCTGCCGCGCATCATCGCCGGGCAGGCCAAGGCGCCCTTGCAGGTCGTGGCGGTCGAGCCGGAGACGCAAGCCCGGCTCGATACCGGCAAGCTCACCGTCGTCGACAATCAGGTCGACCAGACCACCGGCACGGTGAAGCTCAAGGCCGAGTTCCCCAACACCGATCTCAGGCTCTGGCCGGGCTCGTTCGCGACGGTGCGACTGCGGGTCGAGACGCTGGCCGGGGTCACAACCCTGCCGGCGGCGGCGATCCAGCGCGGACCGAAGGGGCCCTACGTGTTCCTTGTCGAGGGCGACCATGTGGTCCAGCGCGAGGTCAAGCTGACCCGTCAGGACGACCGGCTCGCGGTCATCGCGGACGGCGTCAAGCCGGGCGAACCGGTCGTGACGGTCGGCTTCGCGCGTCTGACCGACGGCGCCAAGGTGACGGTCTCCGGACCGGAAGCGCTGGCGAGCCCCGATCGACAGCCGACGGTGGACGGCGGCGCGCGCCGGCAGGGCGGCGGCCGCCGCAATCAGGGCCAGCAGGGGCAGGGCCAGCAGGGGCAGGGCCAGCAGGGGCAGGCTCAGCAAGGCGCCGGCGCCGAGCATCAACCGGGCGGCGCGGCTCAGGGCGCTGCGCCGGAAGGTCAGGCGGCGCCGGGTTCCGGCGAGCGTGCGCATCGCCGCGCCGCGGGCTCGGGGGCGGACGCCGCCAAGCCGGCGGACGCCACGGCTCCCGCCACGTCCGACGCCAACGCGCCGAGGCCGACGCCATGA